DNA sequence from the Flavobacteriales bacterium genome:
TTGCAGAATCAATGGACTGAATTATTGGTTTAGCACTATATAAATAATCAAACATTTTATTTGGAGAAATGCCAAATCTGAAAAGCGGCTGACTCATTAAACCTATAAAACATACATCAACATATTCTTTAAGAAGCGGAATAACATTCTTTTTCGGAATAGGATCAATTAAAACTAAATTTATAAGCTTATTCTGCAACTTATACTTCAATATATCTTCTTTTTCGCTTCCATCACCAACAATTAGGAATATTATATCATTATTATCTTTCAATAAATTAGCTGCTTTAGCAAATGTAATTAACGAATTGGCAATCCCTACAGCGCCAGTGTATGCAATGATGAATTTATTTTTTGGTATTTGACTTGCTATTTCTGGCTTAATTTTTTGAAGAGTCATATTTAAATCAATACCATTAGGGATATGTACAAACCTTTTCTTATCCAATCCGTGATTCTTCATGTGAGAAAATGCATTAGGAAGAACGGAAACTACATAATCGGAAACCTTGTAAGCAAAATTTTCAGTTATCTGCAAAAGAAAAACAAAAGGGTTGTTTTTTTTAAAATTACCTAATTCAATTATCGTTAATGGCCAAATATCTCTTACTTCAAAAATAAGTTTAGCCTTGTAATGCCTAGACCAAAAGTATGCTTTCCATATTGGAAATGGAGAAATAGAAGATACAATTATTACATCTGGGCTATCTAAAGTCTTGGTCTTGAAAAAGAAAAGGCGATATAAAAAGACAAACATACTAAGTACTCTACCTAAACTTTTAGAGTTATTGTAAATAGGCACTTTAAGCCATTGATATTCTATACCTTCAATATTTTCTTTACTGAAAGTTTGAGTGACAGTTGGCGGATTACTCATTACATGAGAGAAGGAAGCTGAAAAAATAGTAACCTTATGACGTTTAATGAATTCTTTAGCTAAGAAATAACTTCTAAAAGTCATTCCATGCTTGTGTGAACCAGCATACTGATTAATAATCCATACTACCTTTGAATCCTTAGTCATTTGCTTTTTTATGTGTTATCAATTGTGAAGCAATAGTTCTTGACGCTTGACCTTTGCCATATAAATCAACACTAAAATCGTTTTGCTTTTTAGACATATTATCAAACCCCTCATTTATTTTATTAACATCAGAACCAACTAACACGTTAAATCCGCCTTCTATCAACTCCACCCATTCAGTTTCTTCTCTAAGTGTAACACAGTTTTTAGAAAAGAAAAAGGCTTCCTTTTGCAAACCACCGCTATCAGTCATGACTAAGCTGCAATGCTCAAGAAGATATATCATTTCTAGATAACCTACTGGATCAAAAACATGAAACTTAACGTCTATTGACTGACTATTAATGATTTGCTTAGTTCGTGGATGAATGAGCCAAAAAACAGGCATTTTTTGATGAATACTATTCAGAGCAGATATAATGTTTTTGAGCTTATCCAAATCATCAGTGTTTTCGGCTCTGTGCATGGTTAATAAAACAAATTCTTCTGGCAAGTCGAAAGACGGTTTTTTAGCCAAGTCTTTATAGTAAAGGGCGGCATCTTGCATCACATCGCCATTCTTTATGATTTGACAATCAATATTTTGAAAACCTTCATTATTAAGGTTCTTGACAGCTTCATTTGTTGGGCAGAATAAAACATCACTAATCCTATCTGTTAATATTCGGTTTATCTCTTCGGGCATTTTAGTGTTAAAACTTCTCAATCCTGCTTCAACATGAACCACTTTAACATGAAGTTTTTTAGCCGCCAATGCCCCAGCAATAGTTGAATTGGTATCCCCATAAACCAATACATAATCTGGTTTTTCTTTCAAAATAACTGCCTCAATTGATTCCATCATACGACCTGTCATTGCGCCATGGCTTAAACTGTTGATAGCTAAATTGTAATGGGGCTTAGGTATATGTAATTCTTCAAAGAATACGTCACTCATATTGGCATCAAAATGTTGTCCCGTATGGATAATAATTTCTTCAATCTCAAAGAATTCTTTAAATGCTCTACTTACTGCCGCCGCTTTAATAAACTGTGGTCTAGCCCCAACTATAGTTATTAACTTCATAGATTACTATATAAATTTAAAAGTTTATTTTCCTCAATAGACCAATTGTATTTTTGGACAATAGCTTTTCTTCCATTAACCCCCATTGTTTTTAAAGCCTTTGGGTCTTGTATCATTTCATCTATTGCCTTAGCAATGTCATTAGGGCTTAATGGATTTACACAAATACCACATTTACTTTCATCAATAATACTTTTCCATAATGAAATATCAGAGGCAATTACTGGTAGTCCAGAAGCCATGTATTCAAACATCTTAACAGGAAGTGAATCAAGATAATTGACTATTGGATGTAATGTCACAATACCAATCTTTGACTTGGAATAGACGTTCTTAATACCTTCTCTGTCTATGAATCCTAACTCATTAACTTTTGACCAAGAAGGTTGTGACTTCACTTTCTTTTCATAATTAGCATCATTAAATAATCCAGCTAAATTGAATTGAATTGAATTTAAATTATCTAAAGATTTAACAACCTCTAAGATACCTCTTACTTGAGAAAGACCTCCTACATAACATATTTCATCTTTCTTTGGGTGTTCCGAAAAATCTTCAAATTCACTGATAATAGGAAAATTATTAATATCGATTGTATGATTGTTTAATTTAAGAAACCTATCTCTTATAAATGGAGTAGCAGTAATGATAGCCGTGAATCTTGAAGCAAAGAAGTTTTCAATTTTTTCGATTAAAAAAGATAAAATTTTCTTACTAACCTTACCTAAATAGGGTTTACTTAATAATTGTCTAGGCAAATCTTCATGTGCATCATAAATAACCTTTTTACCTTTGAGCTTTAACAAATAAGCAAAAGGCATTAGTTCAGGATCGTGAAAATGGTATACATCTGCATCTATTCCGATAGCTTTTCTGAAAACGTTTCTAGTCGTTTTTGTAAAACGACTTAATCTACCAGAATTATTTTTACCTACATCATGTATTTTCACACCACCTTTTAACTCATCTCCTAAATCATCGGCAACAATCAGACTAACTTCATGTCCATTTGTGGCAAGACTACTACATTCTTTCAAAAAGATTCTTGTATCGTATCTAGTGTGCACAGATGTCAAGTGACAAACTTTCATTATCGGCGAATAATAGCGTTAACGTCCTTGAAAAGAGCAATCATAAAGCCTAGAAATAAAAACCCAAATGAAAGAATGCTAACTCTAAATAAGGTCCTACTTTTTGGATTCTCATAAACTGCAAAAGAAGACACAAAAGAAAGTGGCTTTAATAACTCCAAATCTCTTTCGATAGATTGTTTTCTCTCATACAACTGGATAATTTGATTCTGCAGCAATTCACTCTTATCGTTAGCAATAGATATAGAACTAAGCTCTACATCAGATTTATTTTTAATATTATTTCTATATGATTTTAAATCTTCAATTTCTTCATCTAAGTAAGTCATCAACTCAGGTGACTGCTTTTTAAATAAAGTATAATT
Encoded proteins:
- a CDS encoding glycosyltransferase family 4 protein, with amino-acid sequence MTKDSKVVWIINQYAGSHKHGMTFRSYFLAKEFIKRHKVTIFSASFSHVMSNPPTVTQTFSKENIEGIEYQWLKVPIYNNSKSLGRVLSMFVFLYRLFFFKTKTLDSPDVIIVSSISPFPIWKAYFWSRHYKAKLIFEVRDIWPLTIIELGNFKKNNPFVFLLQITENFAYKVSDYVVSVLPNAFSHMKNHGLDKKRFVHIPNGIDLNMTLQKIKPEIASQIPKNKFIIAYTGAVGIANSLITFAKAANLLKDNNDIIFLIVGDGSEKEDILKYKLQNKLINLVLIDPIPKKNVIPLLKEYVDVCFIGLMSQPLFRFGISPNKMFDYLYSAKPIIQSIDSANDIVKEANAGISVKPENPKEIADAILKIFKMSEFERNELGKNGRAYVEKYHSYEQLAKQYEYLFN
- the wecB gene encoding UDP-N-acetylglucosamine 2-epimerase (non-hydrolyzing) — protein: MKLITIVGARPQFIKAAAVSRAFKEFFEIEEIIIHTGQHFDANMSDVFFEELHIPKPHYNLAINSLSHGAMTGRMMESIEAVILKEKPDYVLVYGDTNSTIAGALAAKKLHVKVVHVEAGLRSFNTKMPEEINRILTDRISDVLFCPTNEAVKNLNNEGFQNIDCQIIKNGDVMQDAALYYKDLAKKPSFDLPEEFVLLTMHRAENTDDLDKLKNIISALNSIHQKMPVFWLIHPRTKQIINSQSIDVKFHVFDPVGYLEMIYLLEHCSLVMTDSGGLQKEAFFFSKNCVTLREETEWVELIEGGFNVLVGSDVNKINEGFDNMSKKQNDFSVDLYGKGQASRTIASQLITHKKAND
- a CDS encoding glycosyltransferase family 4 protein, with protein sequence MKVCHLTSVHTRYDTRIFLKECSSLATNGHEVSLIVADDLGDELKGGVKIHDVGKNNSGRLSRFTKTTRNVFRKAIGIDADVYHFHDPELMPFAYLLKLKGKKVIYDAHEDLPRQLLSKPYLGKVSKKILSFLIEKIENFFASRFTAIITATPFIRDRFLKLNNHTIDINNFPIISEFEDFSEHPKKDEICYVGGLSQVRGILEVVKSLDNLNSIQFNLAGLFNDANYEKKVKSQPSWSKVNELGFIDREGIKNVYSKSKIGIVTLHPIVNYLDSLPVKMFEYMASGLPVIASDISLWKSIIDESKCGICVNPLSPNDIAKAIDEMIQDPKALKTMGVNGRKAIVQKYNWSIEENKLLNLYSNL